A stretch of the Syntrophorhabdaceae bacterium genome encodes the following:
- the nudC gene encoding NAD(+) diphosphatase — translation MDKPAWWFIFKGHRLLTYNDHGTMSVPFLRDAGGLQLNSLRIQSLGRINDAQCFAAELPETVEAPQDMAFYGLRGLFGALDENLYGMAIRALGLINWDRTSQFCSQCGAKIESRAGIPGKECTGCGFISFPRISPAVIVLVEKGNKLLLARASRFKEDIYSVIAGFVEPGETLEDVVRREVKEETGIDVREIRYFGSQPWPFPDSLMIGFTARYAGGEIRIDGDEIVEAQWFDVNNLPSIPGKISIARSLIDWFIEKHSKKDDAGI, via the coding sequence ATGGATAAACCTGCGTGGTGGTTCATCTTCAAGGGACACCGATTGCTGACGTATAACGATCACGGCACAATGTCCGTCCCTTTCCTGCGCGATGCGGGAGGATTGCAATTAAATTCATTGAGAATACAATCCCTTGGCAGGATCAACGACGCGCAGTGCTTCGCGGCAGAGCTGCCTGAGACCGTTGAAGCGCCTCAGGACATGGCCTTTTATGGTTTAAGGGGTCTTTTCGGAGCCCTCGACGAGAACCTCTATGGTATGGCAATCAGGGCACTGGGGCTGATAAATTGGGACAGGACCTCTCAATTTTGCAGCCAGTGCGGAGCAAAGATCGAGAGCAGGGCCGGCATCCCCGGAAAGGAGTGTACCGGGTGCGGTTTCATCAGTTTCCCCCGCATCTCTCCGGCAGTTATCGTTCTCGTTGAGAAAGGAAATAAACTTCTTCTCGCCAGGGCCAGCAGGTTTAAAGAGGATATTTACAGTGTCATTGCCGGTTTCGTCGAGCCGGGAGAAACCCTTGAAGATGTTGTGAGGCGTGAGGTGAAGGAAGAAACAGGGATAGACGTACGGGAGATCCGTTATTTCGGAAGCCAGCCGTGGCCTTTCCCTGATTCGCTTATGATCGGCTTTACAGCCCGGTATGCCGGTGGTGAGATAAGAATTGATGGTGACGAGATAGTCGAAGCGCAATGGTTTGATGTCAACAACCTGCCAAGCATCCCGGGAAAGATCAGCATTGCCAGATCGTTGATAGACTGGTTTATCGAGAAACATTCAAAAAAGGACGATGCCGGGATATGA
- a CDS encoding alcohol dehydrogenase catalytic domain-containing protein: MKAIVFDNILSFTEDHPLPELNKANEALIKVRVAGICNTDLEIIKGYMGFKGIPGHEFVGIVEKVDERDGALIGKRVVGEINCVCGVCDYCIGGLSRHCPQRTTLGISGRDGAFAEYLTLPVENLHEVPDNIADEEAVFTEPLAAAFEILEQVDIKPTDKIIVLGDGKLGLLCAFVLALTGTEIALAGNHEHKLAIAREAGIAAYPANDLPIGRKYDVVVEATGTPAGLESALELVRPRGTIVLKSTVASTREVDLNRIIIDEVTLLGSRCGPFEPALRALSDKTINVKPLISGIFPASRALDAFAAAVQKGSLKVLIDFR; this comes from the coding sequence ATGAAGGCAATCGTCTTTGACAATATACTCAGCTTCACCGAAGATCACCCGCTGCCGGAACTCAACAAGGCAAATGAGGCCCTCATCAAAGTAAGGGTAGCCGGTATCTGCAACACAGATCTTGAGATCATAAAAGGATACATGGGTTTCAAGGGTATCCCGGGTCATGAGTTTGTCGGCATTGTCGAAAAGGTTGATGAGCGCGACGGGGCGTTGATCGGTAAGAGGGTTGTTGGTGAGATCAACTGTGTATGCGGAGTATGTGATTACTGCATTGGCGGTCTCTCACGACATTGCCCCCAAAGAACGACCCTCGGGATATCGGGGAGGGACGGGGCATTTGCAGAGTACCTTACACTGCCCGTAGAAAACCTTCATGAGGTCCCTGACAATATCGCCGATGAAGAGGCGGTCTTTACTGAACCGTTGGCTGCCGCATTCGAGATACTGGAACAGGTGGATATAAAACCGACTGACAAAATCATCGTCCTCGGTGACGGGAAGCTCGGGCTTCTTTGCGCATTCGTCCTCGCACTCACAGGGACAGAGATCGCGCTTGCAGGCAACCACGAGCATAAACTTGCCATTGCGCGGGAAGCGGGCATTGCAGCGTATCCTGCGAACGACCTTCCCATTGGCAGAAAATATGATGTCGTCGTTGAAGCAACGGGGACCCCGGCGGGTCTTGAGAGCGCCCTTGAACTTGTGAGACCGAGGGGCACGATTGTCTTGAAGAGCACCGTGGCTTCAACGAGAGAGGTCGACCTCAACAGGATCATTATCGACGAGGTCACTCTTTTGGGCTCACGGTGCGGGCCATTCGAACCCGCGCTGCGGGCACTATCGGATAAAACTATTAACGTCAAACCGCTTATCAGCGGGATATTCCCGGCTAGCAGGGCGCTTGATGCCTTTGCGGCGGCCGTCCAAAAGGGCAGCCTCAAGGTCCTCATCGATTTCCGGTAA
- a CDS encoding DUF523 and DUF1722 domain-containing protein: MEKINPDFPLGRTPMSEYPSQTRSFRSSGSNRSRSASELLLTQKTKLPCLTTVCSGQSDIGANDVLGIKIGISTCLLGEKVRYDGGHKHDRYITDTLGQYFDWVPVCPEVGCGLPVPREAMRLVGDPEDPRLLTIRTGIDHTGRMKEWTLRQLDDLAKENLSGFIFKSRSPSSGMQGVKVYSESGMPSHRGVGLFAKAFMKRFPLLPVEDDGRLNDPGLRENFIERVFVFKRWQEFLKKGGSPRDLVNFHTGHKLLVMAHSPQHLTKLGQYVADPRGHSGRLNDVYIETMMEGLRLAATPRKNTNVLSHIMGYFKKYLTIDEKQELLEIIERYHKGLIPLVVPITILNHYVRKYNEPYLKTQHYLNPHPLELMLRNHV, from the coding sequence ATGGAAAAGATAAACCCAGATTTTCCATTAGGACGAACACCGATGTCGGAATATCCATCGCAAACACGCTCATTCCGCTCCAGCGGCTCCAATCGCTCGCGTTCGGCTTCGGAACTTTTGCTTACGCAAAAGACCAAGCTTCCTTGCCTCACGACGGTTTGCTCAGGACAATCCGACATCGGTGCGAATGACGTATTAGGGATAAAGATCGGCATCAGCACGTGCCTTCTCGGCGAGAAGGTCAGATACGACGGCGGTCACAAGCATGACCGCTATATCACCGACACCCTCGGCCAATATTTTGATTGGGTCCCTGTCTGCCCGGAGGTGGGCTGCGGCCTTCCTGTACCGAGGGAGGCGATGCGGCTCGTCGGTGATCCTGAAGATCCAAGGCTCCTTACTATCAGGACCGGCATCGACCACACGGGCCGTATGAAAGAGTGGACACTGCGACAATTGGATGACCTCGCGAAGGAAAACCTGTCCGGGTTTATCTTTAAGAGCAGGTCGCCCAGTTCCGGCATGCAGGGTGTCAAGGTCTACAGTGAGAGCGGCATGCCAAGCCATAGAGGGGTCGGGCTCTTTGCGAAGGCCTTTATGAAACGATTCCCCTTGCTCCCCGTTGAAGACGACGGACGTCTGAACGACCCGGGGCTGAGGGAGAATTTTATTGAGAGGGTCTTTGTCTTTAAAAGGTGGCAGGAATTTCTCAAAAAGGGGGGTTCGCCGCGCGACCTCGTCAATTTCCATACCGGCCACAAACTCCTCGTCATGGCGCACAGTCCTCAACACCTCACAAAGCTTGGGCAATATGTTGCCGATCCCAGGGGACATAGCGGGAGATTAAATGACGTTTATATCGAAACCATGATGGAAGGGCTGCGCCTTGCCGCCACACCGAGAAAGAACACCAATGTCCTTTCGCACATCATGGGCTACTTCAAAAAATATCTTACGATTGACGAAAAACAGGAATTGCTGGAGATCATAGAACGTTACCATAAAGGGCTCATCCCCCTCGTAGTCCCTATAACGATCCTCAATCACTACGTGCGGAAATACAATGAGCCGTACCTGAAAACACAGCACTACCTGAACCCGCATCCCCTCGAACTAATGCTCCGCAATCACGTGTAA